From Myxocyprinus asiaticus isolate MX2 ecotype Aquarium Trade chromosome 49, UBuf_Myxa_2, whole genome shotgun sequence, a single genomic window includes:
- the polr2eb gene encoding DNA-directed RNA polymerases I, II, and III subunit RPABC1, producing MDDEEETYRLWKIRKTIMQLCHDRGYLVTQDELDQTLDEFRSQFGDKPSEGRPRRTDLTVLVAHNDDPTDQMFVFFPEEPKVGIKTIKMYCQRMQEENITRAIIVVQMGMTPSAKQSLIDMAPKYILEQFLQQELLINITEHELVPEHIVMTKEELTELLARYKLKESQLPRIQAGDPVARYFGLKRGQVVKIIRPSETAGRYITYRLVQ from the exons ATGGATGACGAGGAGGAGACTTACAGATTATGGAAAATCAGAAAAACTATCATGCAG CTCTGTCATGATCGAGGTTATTTAGTGACGCAAGATGAATTGGATCAGACTCTTGATGAGTTCAGAAGCCAGTTTGGAGACAAACCCAGTGAGGGTCGACCACGACGAACCGACCTCACGGTCCTGGTCGCCCACAACGACGACCCAACAGACCAGATGTTTGTGTTCTTCCCTG AGGAACCTAAAGTTGGCATCAAAACCATAAAGATGTACTGTCAACGTATGCAAGAGGAGAACATCACACGGGCAATTATTGTAGTCCAGATGGGTATGACCCCATCAGCCAAGCAG TCTCTGATAGACATGGCACCAAAGTACATACTTGAGCAGTTTCTTCAACAGGAGCTTCTAATCAACATTACAGAACACGAG CTTGTTCCCGAGCATATAGTGATGACTAAAGAGGAACTGACCGAGCTGCTGGCGCGATA TAAACTGAAGGAAAGCCAGCTTCCAAGAATTCAAGCTGGGGATCCCGTGGCCAGATACTTTGGCTTGAAGAGAGGCCAG GTTGTTAAAATTATCAGACCAAGTGAGACTGCTGGGCGGTACATCACATACAGATTGGTCCAGTAA